In bacterium, the sequence GTCCGCATGGATCGCCCACCTGGTGGGAATAGAGTATCCCCTAAATATTCTCATCTCCTTCGCTGCTGTTCTCGGGCATGTGTTTCCCTTCTACCTTAAATTTAGAGGGGGGCAGGGGGAAGCAACCGCAACTGGCATAATTTTGTATTTTCTTCTTAGAACTCTATTTACAAAGCCCGATTTTCTTACTGCATTTCTTATTCTGGTTTTTTATTCACTAATTTTATTATACATCATCGGGCCTTCAAGGATACTGGGATTATACATCCTGCCGGCAGTCTTTCTATTAGTAGCAGTCCATTTATCGACTCTTGAATGGATAATAATGTTGGTATTCGTTGCCTACACTTTCTCCGTTAGTCTCAGCAACCGGATCAAAAGCGGATACAAACTAAGTGAACAAACAAGAAAGACAATCAAATGGTCAAGATTTGTGGCAAGACCTTTCGCTATTTTGTATATAATCATCTACTTCCAGACTTCAAAGGGCTTTATTCTAAAACTAACCGGCACTGTAGCCCTCGCTTTCCTAATCTTTGATCTTGTGAGACTTTCTAAAGCAGGCATCAATCGGGCTATAATGAAAACCCTAAGTTTTGCCTTTAAAAGTAAAGAAGAAAAAACCTTCTCCAGCATGACCCACTTCACTGTAGCATCCTTTTTAAGCTACTTGCTGTTTCCGGGAAAAATTGCCTCCTGCTCAATCCTCTACCCAGTCTTTGGTGATATGTTTGCCAAACTCATGGGGCTTGAATACGGACGAAGGCGATTCTTTGAAAAAACCCTGGAAGGTTTCTTAGCCTATACAACCTTTGGGATAATCGCAGGATATATATACTCAAAACTGGCAAACTACCCATTTCCTCTTACCATCATAGGTGCTTTAGTAGGAGCTATATCTGAGATATTGCCATGGAAATTAGACGACAACCTGAGTGGTTCACTTTTCTCAGGACTTGCAATGTTCTATGTTGGTAAATTATTAAACTGGGTGTAAAATTAGAAAAAGGAGGGGATATGTCCAAAAAAATTTACCAAATAGTTTTTGCAGTTGCTTCTTTTCTTTTCTTCCAAAAAGGTATCAGTGCCCAGGAATTTCCTATCGCAGTGGGTAGTGATACGACTTTTTCTGGAGGAGCGGTTTACG encodes:
- a CDS encoding glycerol-3-phosphate acyltransferase, which encodes MAIKITISVLSSYILGSILPAYFLGKLLKGIDIREVGDKNAGTINAYKTLGPIPALFTAIFDLSKGMLSAWIAHLVGIEYPLNILISFAAVLGHVFPFYLKFRGGQGEATATGIILYFLLRTLFTKPDFLTAFLILVFYSLILLYIIGPSRILGLYILPAVFLLVAVHLSTLEWIIMLVFVAYTFSVSLSNRIKSGYKLSEQTRKTIKWSRFVARPFAILYIIIYFQTSKGFILKLTGTVALAFLIFDLVRLSKAGINRAIMKTLSFAFKSKEEKTFSSMTHFTVASFLSYLLFPGKIASCSILYPVFGDMFAKLMGLEYGRRRFFEKTLEGFLAYTTFGIIAGYIYSKLANYPFPLTIIGALVGAISEILPWKLDDNLSGSLFSGLAMFYVGKLLNWV